The genomic DNA AGTTGTTACATACGTGAGGTGGAGGCAGTCGAGAGCTCCGCGTCAGTGACGTTGGCTTGATGGTCTCATCCCACGACTTTTGCGATTCTGTCTTCAATCGTCCTCACAACTTCGCAATGAACGTCGCCCCTTCTCCCATTTATTGTCTTCCAGAACTGCACGCTGTATCCACTTCTGCCATTTTCGACAATACAGTCTCTGAGTATCTACAATGGAAGATCTTCGCTCAATCTCTATTGTGCCCATTGCTCAATCACATCAGCTCAATCCACCGCACGCGACAATGTGTTCATCACAAAGAAACCCAGATCCGGCATCAGCACTGCTGGGTTTGATTGTGCCAGATGCggtcgacgacgacaatTCTTTCTTTGAGCTAGGTGTTtctgtcttcttcttttccttcatGCCTTCTGTCCGTGTGTCATATTCTCCTTCACCTCCTTCACAATTCACAATCTCGGTTTCAAGAAAGCACATTCGATCAAGATGGTTTTCAGCTGGTTGGCATCGTGGGTGTTCGGACCTGTGGAAGAACCGCCCAGGCTGGTCCCCAGGCCACTTGGGAACCTCAACGAATTAGCTGCACGTGCAaacactgctgctgcggccacTATCGAtactactgctgctgcgaccgACATAGCAGGACGACAAAGATTGAAGCCATTTGTGCGTAAAAGTCAGCCTCAGCAAGAACCTCAGCAAGAACCTCAGCAAGATCTTCAGCAAGAGCCTCAGCAATACAGTAGAAGTGATTATGCTACCATGTTCATCGACCTTTCAGCAAAGGTTAGGGAGCTAGAAGGAGAGGTCAGGGGCCTAGAAGGAGAGGTGGAAGAGAAGGACGATCTCCTAGCGGAGCTAAGCGAGGAGAACGCTCTTCTGGCTGCTACAGCGAAAGCGAAGGCACCGGAGCAGAAAGAGACTGGGACCCAAATGTCTTCACCACTTGGAAGCAAACGTCGCTCGCCTTCCCATTCTCCTGGTCCTTCCAAGCCTCGAAAAAAGGCCAAGCTCACGGAGAGGCAGATTGCCTCGCTGGTGAAATATGACGGCAAACACAGGCGAACTGGCCAAATCATCAACCCTGAAGGAGTGGTAGGAGGCATCATTTCCAGTCAATTTCCGACAACGCTCAAGAATTGGGAGTCGAAAGGTCTTCGCAATACTTCAGGTGCTGATTGCTATCGGAACGCCGCTCTCCAGGCTCTGCTCCACGTGCCGGCCGTCTACCATTTGCTGGGAAACATGCACCGCGATTGCAAAAAGAAGTTGGACAAGTGCGTTACGTGTGCATTGCAAGATGTGTTTCAACGCTACTGGAGCACTGAAAGACCTCAAAAAAAGAACGAGTATTTCCAGTACAAGGATTTGGACAAGGCCGTGCTTGCGAATATTCCTAAGGAACCAGCACCTGGCTCAAGTGCAGAAAGCCTCGTTGAGATGCGTGCCAACCGACAATTGGATGCCTTGAACTATGTGCAGTTTCTTTTGGAACATCTCAGCAAGCTCTCTGACAACGATCTCCCCGAGAGCGTGGAGCAGGTCTTCGGTATGCTGTCATGGTCTTGGTGGCGGTGTGAAAACTGCGGAGAAAACCATGTAACCGAAGTTGGGTCGTCATCACGTATTCTTTCAGTGTTTGTTGACCAGTCGAAAGGACAGAAGACAATTGTAAACGCTGTGCGCAAAGAGTTAATCAACGAGGGCCTTGAAATTAGGTGTGAAACTGACGCCTGTGAACAGGCTCGAATtgatgccgaagaggaggaggaagaaccTCTGCGGACGAGGAAGTTCGAGCTCATCAGGACACCAGAAGTCTTGATTGTGCAGCAAAAGCGCTTCTCCATGACTAAAACCGGTGCCACGAAGAAGCTCATGGACAAAGTCGACTGTGAAGAATATCTCAATCTCGGTCCATACACAGGAGACGGCAGTGATGTCATCTACCGATTGGACGCTGTTGTTGCGCATATGGGAAAGGGTATTAGGGAAGGCCATTACGTTACTACTGTGCGGCGACAGGATGGTGACGGATTTGAGACGCTGAGTGACGAGGAAGTCTTACCAACAGACGACATTCAGCGCTTTTATTATCCTCAACTCCGAAGGAGCAAGTTGCAACCATatatcctcttctactcCAAGGTCAGGAGTGCCGTGGACGTTGCTCCTGGGAAGAATTGATCGACAGGTGCCCTGTTCAACTCATAGACCCTCGTGTACAATAGAATTTTTCTTGATCCAGGACGTATAATGTTCTTTGAATGCTGTGTCTATAATATGAGGCGCCTGCGCTCTCCCCCATGCTCCAAACCCCAAGAAATGCCACCAAGCCAAGCAAGATCCACCATTACCCATCAAAGACGTTCATGACCTCCTGCCCTTCTTCACCGGCGCGTCGTGAACACCATTCCACGAATCAACCGCGTATTTCAGCGCAAAAGGCCAACCAAAAAAGAAAATCACAGCTGGAACATAAAACCTTGTCGTTCGCGCCAATTGTGCCGTGTTTTTCTCCCATGCTACGCTGTGAGGTCGGAGTGTAGCTGCAGTGCGTTCGAAAGGGTGGGGTTCTTGAGATAGTTTGCGGGCTGCGCGGGCGGAGCGGATGAATGCTGGCTGTAGAGGGACGAGGAATTTAGCATATGAGTTTGCGGATGATGGGGGAGGAAGGGTAGATATCTACCTCTGTGCTAGCAGCAGATGCTACTGCTGACGCTGGATTTATGGTGGCCATTTGGAGTGATGTGGGAATGGTGATTGTTATGAGAAGTGCTTCGCTCGTGAAGGCGTTGGTGAGGTGTTTTCTGGATGAAAATCTATGTTGCTCGATCTGACTTGGGCCCAAAGGTGCTTGAAAGTAAGCTTCGATGTGTTGCTGTTATATGTGATGCAGATGAATCTCGTCGCGTACTCATCTTGCATTTATACATGAGTCCATAAGGCTGCATGTGTCATTCCGAATACGGAATCTGGACATGGCAAAGCTGCAGCATCCGGGACCGTGATGTTGCCGTGTGAAGAAGTCTCTGCATGATTGACCGTGCATGGCAGTCATGAGAACTGTGCCACTTCCAGACGTACGTAGGAGAAAAGGGCACATAGGCAGGGGTCGTAGGGCAGAGCAGGGATTATAGGGCTCGGGTAGGGATTGtggttgaagaagaggacgaatgTCATAGCCAGCTCTCGTCATGTCTCTCGCCACTGGCCCATAGTGCCATCGGAGTACGCCAGCAGTAGGATGCTGACTGATCCAAAGTAATGTCTGTGCCGTTGgaaggaaggaagaagtcggGAGTGAGAGCGAGTCTTGGCATCGGCGAGAAATCCGAAGGAAGCCACCTCACACCACCACTCGCACGACTTCGCTTCACTGCACTGGCTTCACGGAGCTCCGCAGCACGATTGTTTACCGCTCTTCCAGCACACTGAGACTGTCATTTCTCGGCTGCCGGATCTGTCAAGCGCTCAATGTCGCAGCCGAAACAGCATGCCATCACGCAGCTCCTGCACACGTCGACGGCAAGGCGAAGCTACAGGACAACTCACTCATCTTGAAGACCACGGAGGGCCGTCACGACTTGACCCAGAATGTGTTAAAACGGATAAAATACGCCTGAAGTGCCCAAAGCTGGCCGGACAGGTGCTCAGGTCAGCGTCTTTCGTCCGCAAGATCGCTTCTGATCGCCTCAATTCTCGATATCGCCATTGACGCGAAGCAAGAGTCATGGGCTATTCACGAAGCACAAGACCACGAAGGAAAAATTCTCGAAAGCTGAGTCGCTAAGTAGTGATATTGTTACAGCAAGTGCCAATCTGGGTTTGTCCTCAGCTATGCCTACACGCTATTTGATATCAGAAACAAACTCTCTGCTACTCGCCTGCGGGTCACAGTTTAGTGTACATGAGTATAAAGGCCTCCCCTTTCCATCCCTGCGAGGTCGGCTTCAGCATCTCCTGGAAGTCGCCGCCTCTGGAAACAGCAatctcgtcgctgtcgtcgacgACCAAGAAGCCGTCTTCATCAATTCGTCTCACAGCAGCTACATAGTGTCCGCTGTCAATGTCAGATCCTTTGTGAGCGACCACCGAATCTAGACGATAGATACACTCCTCGTCCACAAGGCCCGGCTCACGGTGCGCGTTCAGATCAAGGAATTCAGGATACCTGATCTCCGTGAATATCTTGTTCGCCAGATTGTCGAAGCGGCCGAATTGTATGAACAGTACTTCTGGAGCTTGTGTGATCGTTGTCACGACCTGCCTTTCCGGACCGTCTGAATGTTGCTCGGTTGAAGCTGTGTTGGCTATGCAGAAAGCACTGTCGCATCTGATGCGGAAAGTACTTGCAAAATTCGATTCGAGGCACGATTTCAGCGTCCTTCCATCTTCCAGGCCTTCTTGATTGAGTGGCACGTACAGGCCCAGCTGCATTGTCTTGGACTTGTCGGATTTCGTTCTGCCGCAATCGGTACATGTCCAAGCCTGTTGTGTTTCGAGCTCGAACATGTCGTCGAAAGAAattccatcgccatcgctctTTTTGGACTGGATCTGCTCGCGAATGAGGTATCCCAGGAATTCCCGCGCGTCGCTCTGCGCGTTCAAAAGGATATCGTTCTTCAAATCCTCAAAGTCCGCCGGAAGGTTCGCTTCCAGCGCTTGATGGAATTCGTCATACAAAGACTGGTCAACGGCGTGGACGCCTGATGGGATCATGGCCCACTCGTCGTCCACAGAAATCCCCTCATATGCCCAATAAACATGGCATATGTCCTGAATACAACACACCAGGCATCCGCTCGAATGAGTCGTGCAATTTCTGTGGATCACACCCATGTAGCGATAGAACGCTGGCAAGTGCAAGAGAGCTTGAAGTACGGCGCTCCGATAACAGTCGTTCCCTCGGTTGTATAGACCTTTCGATGCCGGGAACCAGACGTCTGGAAACTCACTCCATCTACCTTCCATTCCTTGGTCGGGCTGGACCTGGCGGCCTAGCTGGCCATCCTCTGTAACGAGGAAGCCGTCCCACTTGTAAAACTCTGCATCTGATGAATGTTGCTGGTCTGTGGGCGACGGTGTGCCTGGCGACGATAGTGATGAAGATAATGAAGGTGTTCGCATTCTCCTTGGACTCGATGCCTCTGGTAGCCATGCCCAGTCTTCGACGGGAGACCTTTTGGCAGGCGACTCGACTATCGGCGGTGTTTGGGTTCTATCGACCATCGGCGACGTCAAGAAATTTCCGGCCATAATGTCAAACGATGATAGTCTCTGGCGCTTGGGCGATGGACTTGGAGTTCTAGCCTGCTGACTCCGTGGACTTTTTGTCATTGCTGCGTCGGTGAATAAGTCGTGCTAATAAATGAAACTAGGGTGAATACTTGTCGTCAGCGACTTTTATACTTTGGGTTGATAGTGCGTATTCTGAGCAGAAACAAAGCGGTGAGAGCATTTGACCGGACGACTGGAGGGTTGTTATAAGTCTATCGTTTGTTACCACTCCGGACATGGACAATGCCTCTTTGTTCCCTTTCTTGGCATTGTTTCTTTGACTGAGACGGGAATCCCGATCAGTCTCTCGACGGGCCATTCGAAAGCTTCGATGAAGTCTACATCATGCTGAAGCAGGATCGAGAAGCTCTAGAGTTTCAACAGAAAAGATTGCAATTTACaagcggctatatatacACACAAAAGGCGAGAAGGCGGCTTTCTCGACGTTTCCGGACTTGTTGAAGGTCTCCATCGTCTTGAAGTTGCCCGACGACAGTATCTCTCTCATGTCGTTCAAAACTTCATACCGGCTAGATAAATCACGTGCGGCCGCAATGTAGTGGCCCTTTCTGGTCGTTTTCCCCCGGTGGCCCACCACTCCGTCCAGTCGATACACGCAATCTTGCTTCAAGTTTTGGCCACGATACGCATTCAAGTTCAGAAACTCAGGATACCTTACACGCTGCTCGATCTTCGACACTGTGCCTTCCTCGGTAAACTTGAAGCGCGCAATGCGTACCACCAAGACTTCAGGTGCCCGTGTGATACGTCGCGTGAGGAGTCTTCGAGGTCCATCTATGGCCTCGCTGGTATCTCTGCGCTCCTGGCACTCATCGCTATCGCACCAGACTGTGACTTTCTCGTAGAAGAAGCCGTTGTGAATGTACCACGGAACGCCGTGACCTTTCTCCTTATCGGAAAATTCAACGGTCAAGCCGAGCTGTCCAGTCTTCTCGTCTTGAATGCGTGATTCATTGCCACAATGTCGGCATGTCCAACTCCGCTCACATTCCAGCTCGAAGAAATCTCTCAAAAGCGATGCATCCATACCGGGGACCTCGGCGAGACATTCTCTGACGAGATAGTCTATGAACATGAAGGCATCACTTTGACGATCCTTTTCGACCTCTCTCGCTGTTTGTAGGTCTCGCGGCGGACTCTTCTTGCATGCCGCTGTGAAGACTTCAAGCCTGCCGCCAGAGACTTCAGTCACGCCAGAATTGCCAGGTTGAACCCCTGGTGCGTTCCAATAGCGCCATATGAGTTCCTGCAGCGCGCAGACGACACAGTATTCCGACGTTACGTAACAGTCCTGGTGGACTTTGCCCAGGAATTGATAGAATTGTGGTGAATGGAAGAGTGCTTGCAAGCTTGCGTTCCGGTAGCAGAGATTGTTGGGATTGTGCATTGCCTTCGATTGCGGATGTCTGACCCTGGGAAACGCTGTTCTGGAGATTTCGTCCTCGTAGTATGGCCCAACACGTGCGTTGCCCTCAACtttgttcttgctcttcacCTGAGGTGGAAAGATTGGAGTTGTAAGAGGGGAAGGAGTACTAGCAGGGGGCGTGCGTACTCGTGGACGCTTAGCCGCAGGAGGGGGGGCATCGTCCTGGGCAGTTCGCTTTTGGCCTTGGCCAACTACCTTGAGAGGGTATCGATATTGTCTACGGGCCATTATAGGTGATTGTGAAAGTGCGATATTCTCTTGCAGGATCGAACTTCATGTTCGCTGTTACTTGTTCTCCTTAGCTCTGCGGGAACAAAGAGACCTGCTTACAGTATCGCCGGAAAGGGACGAATGTATCCTTGACATGCCACACCGATCAGAACAAAGGAGATCCGAAACGACGATGATCGATAAGACGATCGTGCGGGCATCGGAGTACCATGGGATGCGcctgtgaagaagagcaggaggTCGTGACTCGGCTgacaagagaagaaagatTGTTTTTCTTGAAGCATGGAGCATGGTAAGTCGGGCTTGGTCTTGGTGTTAGTGCTCCTAGACGGACGGGCGTAGACTCTTACCTTTTCGTCAGTGGGAATACTGAATTAATCTCATGAATTATTCGTATTCTGCAACGATACTTTGATGCATTCCTGGCACTATGCCTGCTCAACGTGCACAACATGTCCGACCTCGTCCAAAGCGAccttggtcttcttcgtcgaagcCTTGCGCGGGTTATCTGCCTCGAAAATCTCCTTAAGCTCTTCCAAAGTCTTTCCTGCTGTCTCCACGAAGAACTGCATAGTATGTCAGATTTTGTCCCGGGTTCACAACGCTGATCACAACTTACGAAGTAAATAACGACCAATTCTACGCAAATCCAGCCAATGTAGACGAGGTAGAGTTTCCATCCGATCTTCTCAATACCAACACTGATTCCGTAGGTGTTGACCATGATGGCAACGTtcaggaagaggaagttgaGACCGCTACCCTTGGCGCGAGTACGGTTCTCGAGACATTCAACGGCGTAGAGAGTTTGCAGTGGAGTCCAACCCTGCAAAGTGTTAGTATGATCACCGCTGTGTACTCCTGTTTCTCCTTCCACGTACCCATGCAAAGCAAATGCCGAACAGGTAGATGCTGACAATAGTGCCGTAAGACAAATCTCTGTTGGTCTCTGATGCCGCGGTGAACGCAGTCAGGAGCACATAAGAGAAAAGACCACCAGCCAAACCAATCAGCAACATCGGCCGTCTTCCCAGTCGATCGAGCAGAGTGGCACCGTAGAGGGCTCCCAGGAAACTGAAGATTGGATTGATCGCGTTGATAAGCAATTGAGTGCTCGCGCTTCCGATTCCGGCCTGCTTCACCATTTGGGGCATGAAATACGAGACCACGTTGTTACCGGACCATTGACCGAAGAAGGACATGGCGATAACCATGAAGAGTCGGTATCGGGCGGCCTTGGTGTTGAAGAGCTCGCGGAAGTCCCACCATGGGTTCTCGTTTCGGGTAGCGCTCATGTCTCCGACAATTTGTTCGACTTGCAGGGTGACGAGAGGTGATGATGGGTTGCCGTCTCCATGGTATTTTGCCATAACAGCGATCGCGTCTTCTCTTCGATCGTGCCTGAAATAGTTAGCTGTGGGCGCATCTCAGAGCTGGCACATATGCTTACATGATCAGCCATCTGGGAGATTCCGGGAAGAACATGATAAAGCACATGACAATAGCAGGCATAATGCACTGAACGACGGTGGGTGTTCGCCACGCCCAAGAGGAGTCTGGCATGTGCTTCTCTGTTCCGTATGTTGTCCATCCTGCAATGATATTTCCGAGCCACCAGAAGTTGTTGTACATTCCTGCCATGGTACCACGGTATGCTGGGTGTGCGAGTTCGACCGTGTATGCTGGACCGGCTGCTGAGGCGATACTGGCTCCGAAGCCCAAAACGAAACGTCCCGCAATGAAGTGGCCCTGAGTATTCGCTGTCGTCTGAATAGCAGTACCTGGAATTGTGTCAACTATGGTTTTGCGCTCTCTCCTGTCATGAGCACATACCGACGAGGACAAGGAAACATCCAATGAAGATACAAATCCTTCTTCCGTATCCATCTGCAAGCAGACCACAGAATGGGAATGCAGCAATCTGGCCGAGCTGGTAGATGATGAAAATGATACCAGTCGAGCTACCGGCGCCGCTCAGTCCGAAGGTCTGCTGGTAGGCGGGCATAGCGTTGATAGCTCCCATCAAACTCGAATCGAAACCGTTCATTGCTACGCAGACTCAGCTTTGTTCCAGGACTCAAACCGCTGAGTCGACTTACTGGAGACAAGATATCCGATTGACATGATCATGTAGAGCTGAACCATTCCACGACTCCATAGATTGGGCTTGTGAGCTTCCACAGCTGCCGCCAGGGCTACTGAGTGGACAGCAGCCTCCTTGACCACCGGACCTTTCTGAATGTCATCTTCGACATCAGTGACATGCTGTGTCGACTGCAAATCTCTCTTCTCATCGGCGGTATCCATAGTGCTGCGGCGGGTGAAGCGACACTGCCGGGAAATGGTATTGAAAGAGACACACAAAAATCCGGACTTGCTCAAACCCGGGCAAGCACCAGATCTATATCAAGTTCTGGCAAGGATGCATATGAGATTTAGCCCGTGGTGGTCGCCACGGGCCCCCAGGTCCTCCACACTCGCGTGGCTTGGGGTAGCAAGGACCATCAATTCCTGTTTCGGGCCTTGGCTGCGGTTGTACAAACGAGACCTACGTGCTGCCGAGATGCTAGACTGCTTTAAGCTGCAGCTGTACAGTGGCACAAGAGCTTGGTATGGGTCAGGATGGGCCGAGGACGAGACTTGTCACCCGGCGGTGGCGTTTTTACTGAGAGCTTGCACTGTCTTCTTGCATGCGCGTTCGTTCGGCCGTCATTCGGGCTGCTCCTGCATGTTGCGTGGCCTGCCTACTAGCTGTATGGTAGGCGTGGTGCGAGACATGACAGGACATCCGCCGCTATGGTACGACGACCGGTCTAGGTTTTCATTGTGCCGACCATTGCCGACGATGCCTGCCGCGCATCACCCTCGTGCATGGAGATGAGGAGATGTTGCGGAGTTCGCCCTCCGACCGACAGCAACATCTGTACAGTGTGCAATGGTATAGAGGCTGTTGCGCCACAGTAGCAGCATAGTCGACGACAGCTTTGTGCTCGGTGCGAATCGGTTCGAGGTGAAGGATTTGGGAGGTGAGGAGAAGCGCAAAAGCGAGGTTGGTGGAAGAACTCTGGCAGAATCGTGCTCGGCTCCTGCCAGCCAGTCGCCGACCGTCTGACTTGCCCATTTCTCGTCAATGGCCCATGTCCCTGAACAGACCAAGTCCGTCTGCACACTTGACTCGCTTTGGATGACTTTCCGGATCACATGACAGAGCATTCGTTGACTTGGACGTGGAAGTCGGAATGTGGAGGAGCAGACGAGAGTTTGGGAGAACATCAGAGATTCAGAGTTTCTCGAAAGACTTGGCCGAGATCGTGCCGACACGGACGAGTATACCGATTTCGTCTTCAAGACACAGAAATGTCAAAGGCATGCAGATACCGAGATGTGCTTCATGATTCATCGGACTACGCACGAGAAGGTGGTACCAAACCTTCAGCCACAACTCATCAAGATCTGTTCACTAATCAAGCTCCATCTTTTGTTGTTGAGCTGCTCCATGTTGGAACTCGGTCCAATCCACCTTCTTGCCTTCGCCTGAGACTTTCGCATGCCTTTCCAACACCTCGTTCAGTCCTTGTCGCTGGATGCAATTCTCAAACGCGAAACTCTTCGCGAtctcgtccagctcctctAGGCTCAGGTCTTTGAAGAGCTCTGCAAATTCGTCGCTCAAACATCCGCTCATCCAAAGCTGATTGACCAGCCTTGTGATTTGACGTTCCGTGTTCCATGGCGTGGGATACATTTCCTTACTCTGCGGGATGTGCTTGTCAATGAAATCAACAAGAGGAAAGATAACAtcctcgacttccttagaggGCCGACGACCCCACGCGTCAAGTTGCAATTGGCGTTTCTTCTCCAGGAATCCAGCGATACGCTTCATATAAGGCGATTCCGGATTCAAGTGGACCATTCCCTGCAGTCCAATATCTTTGAACAGCCAGATCGACCAATGGATTTGGTACTTGTCATAGATCTCTAATTGCTTGCTCAATAAGTTCGTCCGGGCAGCGTTGATGGCTTCATGGTCTTCATCCAGCTTCGGATCAGCATAGACAGGTCCAAACTCTCCATTCCAGACCGGAGAACCATGTTGCCTCATGAACTCCGCCTTTCTCAGGAACTGGCTCTCCAACTGatgatcttgctcttgcgcTCCAGTATACGTCTTGCCTTTCGGGAAGCCCATCATACTGTAGTCATGCAAACCATACACAGTATTTGGAAGCACATGTTCGAAACACTTCCATTCCATCGCAAAGGTATTCCCATCCAACCACAGAATGTGCTCTGGATCAATCTTCCTCACTTCCTTTTCGATCCGATCATAGAAAGTTGGTAAGCGCCAATGTTCCGGATCACAAGGCTCATTGATCAGATTATATCCCGCGACCCACGGATTGTCCTTATAGCGCTTAGCGATCTCGCTCCAGAGCCAAATGACACGATCTTGGAAGTCTTTGTGTTCCCAGAAGGCAGCCCAGTTGGTCACATTGTCGGAATGCCAATCGCAATTCTGTCCTCCTGGCAGAGCGTGCAGATCCAAGATCGTGTAGATACCCTCTTTTGCACACAGCTCTACGACTCTGTCCAAGTGCTTGAAACCGCTTTCTTTGAGGACCCTCGGATCCATGTCGTCCTCGAAGTGGTGGTAGTTGAACGGTAGTCGAAGACAGTTCAATCCCTTCGAAGCGAAGAACTTCGCATCGGATTCTTGAAAGAAGTACGTAAGGAACATGTCGAAGAAACGTTCGTATTTCTCTTTTCCGAGGACTTTAAGCATTGATTTGCGATGCTGGGATTCGTGGCCTGGGTAGCCAGTGATGAACTAGGTAACTTCAGATAAGCCCATATTCCTCGGAACCGACTGCTTGAGACTTCGTTGTGATGAAGTGATCGATGATGTAGGACATACATTTTCCATATTCATCCACCCACCCAATGCTGCGCCTCTGAGCACCACGGATTTCCCATCATTGCTTCCTACCACTTGATCGCCTTGAACTTTCAAAATTCCAGTAGACATTGTTGTGTCGCGTGAGGTCCAATGCCTAGCTCGATAAATTCTTGGGTCAATCGGTGTCTCGCATAGAAGGGCCAAATAATATGACGCGAGCAATGTTGCGATAGAACGAGAGTTAAGTGAGTACTTATCCTCGGTCTGGCAGCAATACTGCCTATAATTCTGGAGTTCACATGATGCAAATGCTCGAAATGCCGCGAAACAGCCTGTTCAATTGCAGTGCTGCAAAGATGAAAGGCGGAGAGCCGCTGTCTTGTAGTGGATTCCCCAAGCTCTTGGATGTGGGAAAGATGGGGTGCGACTTCAGGCTAAAATGGTGCTCCAGTGTGGCGGATGATCTTTCTACCACCCACAAATCCAAGCATACCAGCCCGTGTTGCCAGTATCGGGCGATGCGGTGATACTTGCTATGGATTGTTGCAAGCCCGGATGGATGCTGCTTTGGGTCAGTCGTCAATGCTGCCTTCGAGCGCTCCTTCCTCTCCATGATCGGACGGGCTCTCTTCTCCGCTTGCCTCGACTTCATCATGGTCTTCAATATGAGCATGAGTCGCATCAACGCCCAGAGCCTGGCCTAGATTCAATCGCTCGCGGACCTTCGTCTCAATCACTTGCCTGCGTTTGCGACGAGCTCGGCCTTCGACATCAGTTGCGCGGAAGTCTTCGCGGGTTGGGATCCCGCTCTCAGACTCCCATTCTGCCTGTATTTCGACTGAGTTGCGCCAATCTGCCTGCATCGTGCTGACAGCAGCTCCAGCCGGTATGGAGGGTGGCGGAACTTTCATAGTGCTCGTTTGTGCGAGACTCTCTGGCGGTGTCAAGCGAAGCAACTCCCAGAGTCGTCTCTGTTCACTTGCAGAATGCTGTAGGTCTACTGCGTCGGCATGCTCATCCTGAAGGTGAGAATAAACATCAGGACTGAGGGCGCGTTTGCGCTTCCGCGAGGAGCTGGATAGTGCCGATTTCTGCTTCGAGTCTTTGGACCGGCTCATCTCAGAGTCGCCGGATTGATCATGATCGTCTGTAAAAGCGTCGCTGTTGGCCATGAACTCGTCGATCTCCTCCTCGAAAACTTCCTGctcgtcgacttcgatgTCCGGCTGTACAATTTTGCCCTTATCACCAAGCTCGGCCTCTACCTCGTCATAGGTCAAGGCGTGT from Cercospora beticola chromosome 3, complete sequence includes the following:
- a CDS encoding uncharacterized protein (CAZy:GH5); translated protein: MSTGILKVQGDQVVGSNDGKSVVLRGAALGGWMNMENFITGYPGHESQHRKSMLKVLGKEKYERFFDMFLTYFFQESDAKFFASKGLNCLRLPFNYHHFEDDMDPRVLKESGFKHLDRVVELCAKEGIYTILDLHALPGGQNCDWHSDNVTNWAAFWEHKDFQDRVIWLWSEIAKRYKDNPWVAGYNLINEPCDPEHWRLPTFYDRIEKEVRKIDPEHILWLDGNTFAMEWKCFEHVLPNTVYGLHDYSMMGFPKGKTYTGAQEQDHQLESQFLRKAEFMRQHGSPVWNGEFGPVYADPKLDEDHEAINAARTNLLSKQLEIYDKYQIHWSIWLFKDIGLQGMVHLNPESPYMKRIAGFLEKKRQLQLDAWGRRPSKEVEDVIFPLVDFIDKHIPQSKEMYPTPWNTERQITRLVNQLWMSGCLSDEFAELFKDLSLEELDEIAKSFAFENCIQRQGLNEVLERHAKVSGEGKKVDWTEFQHGAAQQQKMELD
- a CDS encoding uncharacterized protein (MEROPS:MER0002476), coding for MVFSWLASWVFGPVEEPPRLVPRPLGNLNELAARANTAAAATIDTTAAATDIAGRQRLKPFVRKSQPQQEPQQEPQQDLQQEPQQYSRSDYATMFIDLSAKVRELEGEVRGLEGEVEEKDDLLAELSEENALLAATAKAKAPEQKETGTQMSSPLGSKRRSPSHSPGPSKPRKKAKLTERQIASLVKYDGKHRRTGQIINPEGVVGGIISSQFPTTLKNWESKGLRNTSGADCYRNAALQALLHVPAVYHLLGNMHRDCKKKLDKCVTCALQDVFQRYWSTERPQKKNEYFQYKDLDKAVLANIPKEPAPGSSAESLVEMRANRQLDALNYVQFLLEHLSKLSDNDLPESVEQVFVFVDQSKGQKTIARIDAEEEEEEPLRTRKFELIRTPEVLIVQQKRFSMTKTGATKKLMDKVDCEEYLNLGPYTGDGSDVIYRLDAVVAHMGKGIREGHYVTTVRRQDGDGFETLSDEEVLPTDDIQRFYYPQLRRSKLQPYILFYSKVRSAVDVAPGKN
- a CDS encoding uncharacterized protein (MEROPS:MER0002476); this translates as MARRQYRYPLKVVGQGQKRTAQDDAPPPAAKRPRVRTPPASTPSPLTTPIFPPQVKSKNKVEGNARVGPYYEDEISRTAFPRVRHPQSKAMHNPNNLCYRNASLQALFHSPQFYQFLGKVHQDCYVTSEYCVVCALQELIWRYWNAPGVQPGNSGVTEVSGGRLEVFTAACKKSPPRDLQTAREVEKDRQSDAFMFIDYLVRECLAEVPGMDASLLRDFFELECERSWTCRHCGNESRIQDEKTGQLGLTVEFSDKEKGHGVPWYIHNGFFYEKVTVWCDSDECQERRDTSEAIDGPRRLLTRRITRAPEVLVVRIARFKFTEEGTVSKIEQRVRYPEFLNLNAYRGQNLKQDCVYRLDGVVGHRGKTTRKGHYIAAARDLSSRYEVLNDMREILSSGNFKTMETFNKSGNVEKAAFSPFVCIYSRL
- a CDS encoding uncharacterized protein (MEROPS:MER0001877) — encoded protein: MAGNFLTSPMVDRTQTPPIVESPAKRSPVEDWAWLPEASSPRRMRTPSLSSSLSSPGTPSPTDQQHSSDAEFYKWDGFLVTEDGQLGRQVQPDQGMEGRWSEFPDVWFPASKGLYNRGNDCYRSAVLQALLHLPAFYRYMGVIHRNCTTHSSGCLVCCIQDICHVYWAYEGISVDDEWAMIPSGVHAVDQSLYDEFHQALEANLPADFEDLKNDILLNAQSDAREFLGYLIREQIQSKKSDGDGISFDDMFELETQQAWTCTDCGRTKSDKSKTMQLGLYVPLNQEGLEDGRTLKSCLESNFASTFRIRCDSAFCIANTASTEQHSDGPERQVVTTITQAPEVLFIQFGRFDNLANKIFTEIRYPEFLDLNAHREPGLVDEECIYRLDSVVAHKGSDIDSGHYVAAVRRIDEDGFLVVDDSDEIAVSRGGDFQEMLKPTSQGWKGEAFILMYTKL